GCACCGCCGGTTTTGATAGGCGCTCTCTGTACCGGACATCTTGCCCTCAGACCGCGCCTGGCGCGTGAAATGGCGTGCTCAGCAGCCTGATCAGTTCGGGTAACTCGGGCAGGTTCCACCGCAGGGCATGACCCAGCCGCTCCGCGCCGTATCGCACGAGGCTCATGGCCGGGCGGCCATGAGCCTTCACCTTGACCGGAACCTGCGCCTGGAGCCACACGCCCACCCGGAGGCAGCTGATCCAAGCCAGGACGACCAGCCCGAACAGACGTTCCAGCCGGTCCGGGCGGATGATGCCGGTCCGCTCCACATCGAACCCGCGGACCTTGAGGCTCGCGAACGTGCACTCCACCGACCAGCGA
This genomic stretch from Deinococcus sedimenti harbors:
- a CDS encoding transposase, whose product is RCMAEKAYVYGEVMQVVATRSPAGDLVAIATDFSVWDTCVLYRARWSVECTFASLKVRGFDVERTGIIRPDRLERLFGLVVLAWISCLRVGVWLQAQVPVKVKAHGRPAMSLVRYGAERLGHALRWNLPELPELIRLLSTPFHAPGAV